The following coding sequences lie in one Dryobates pubescens isolate bDryPub1 chromosome 10, bDryPub1.pri, whole genome shotgun sequence genomic window:
- the CUL5 gene encoding cullin-5 — protein sequence MATSNLLKNKGSLQFEDKWDFMRPIVLKLLRQESVTKQQWFDLFSDVHAVCLWDDKGPAKIHQALKEDILDFIKQAQARVLSHQDDTALLKAYIVEWRKFFTQCDILPKPFCQLEITLMGKQGSNKKSNVEDSIVRKLMLDTWNESIFSNIKNRLQDSAMKLVHAERLGEAFDSQLVIGVRESYVNLCSNPEDKLQIYRDNFEKAYLDSTERFYRTQAPSYLQQNGVQNYMKYADAKLKEEEKRALRYLETRRECNSVEALMECCVNALVTSFKETILAECQGMIKRNETEKLHLMFSLMDKVPNGIEPMLKDLEEHIVSAGLADMVAAAETITTDSEKYVEQLLTLFNRFSKLVKEAFQDDPRFLTARDKAYKAVVNDATIFKLELPLKQKGVGLKTQPESKCPELLANYCDMLLRKTPLSKKLTSEEIEAKLKEVLLVLKYVQNKDVFMRYHKAHLTRRLILDISADSEIEENMVEWLREVGMPADYVNKLARMFQDIKVSEDLNQAFKEMHKNNKLALPADSVNIKILNAGAWSRSSEKVFVSLPTELEDLIPEVEEFYKKNHSGRKLHWHHLMSNGIITFKNEVGQYDLEVTTFQLAVLFAWNQRPREKISFENLKLATELPDAELRRTLWSLVAFPKLKRQVLLYEPQVNSPKDFTEGTLFSVNQEFSLIKNAKVQKRGKINLIGRLQLTTERMREEENEGIVQLRILRTQEAIIQIMKMRKKITNAQLQTELVEILKNMFLPQKKMIKEQIEWLIEHKYIRRDESDINTFIYMA from the exons ATGGCGACGTCTAATCTCTTAAAG AATAAAGGTTCACTTCAGTTTGAAGACAAATGGGATTTCATGCGCCCTATTGTGCTGAAACTTCTTCGTCAGGAGTCTGTCACAAAGCAGCaatggtttgatctgttttc AGATGTGCATGCAGTTTGCTTGTGGGATGATAAAGGTCCAGCAAAAATCCACCAGGCTCTGAAGGAAGACATCCTTGATTTTATTAAACAAGCACAAGCA AGAGTGCTGAGTCATCAAGATGATACAGCTTTACTAAAAGCATATATAGTGGAGTGGCGCAAGTTCTTCACACAGTGTGATATTTTGCCCAAACCATTTTGTCAGTTAGAGATTACCTTAATGGGCAAGCAGGGCAGCAACAAGAAGTCTAACGTAGAAGACAGTATTGTTCGAAAG CTCATGCTAGATACGTGGAATGAATCCATATTTTCAAATATTAAAAATAGACTTCAGGACAGTGCAATGAAGCTAGTTCATGCTGAAAGACTAGGAGAAGCTTTCGACTCTCAGCTTGTTATTGGAGTTCGAGAATCATATG TGAACCTTTGTTCTAATCCTGAAGATAAACTTCAGATATATCGGGATAACTTTGAAAAGGCCTACTTGGATTCAACAGAGAGGTTTTATAGAACACAGGCTCCTTCTTATTTACAGCAAAATGGTGTACAGAATTATATGAAATAT GCAGATGCTAAActaaaagaagaggagaaaagagcacTACGGTATTTAGAAACAAGACGTGAATGTAACTCAGTGGAAGCA CTGATGGAGTGCTGTGTCAATGCCCTGGTGACATCTTTTAAAGAGACTATTTTAGCTGAATGCCAAGGCATGATCAAACGAAATGAAACAGAAA AGTTGCATTTAATGTTCTCACTGATGGATAAAGTTCCGAATGGCATAGAGCCTATGCTAAAGGACTTGGAAGAGCATATTGTTAGTGCTGGACTTGCAGATATGGTAGCAGCTGCTGAAACTATTACTACT GATTCTGAAAAATATGTAGAGCAATTGCTGACGCTATTTAATCGATTTAGTAAGTTGGTTAAAGAAGCTTTTCAAGATGATCCAAGATTTCTTACTGCAAGAGATAAG GCGTACAAAGCAGTTGTGAATGACGCTACGATATTTAAACTTGAATTGCCATTGAAGCAAAAGGG CGTTGGACTGAAAACACAGCCAGAGTCCAAATGCCCGGAGCTTCTTGCTAATTACTGTGACATGTTGCTAAGAAAAACACCACTAAGCAAAAAACTAACCTCTGAAGAAATTGAAGCAAAGCTTAAAGAAGTG CTTTTGGTACTTAAATATGTACAGAATAAAGACGTTTTCATGCGGTATCACAAAGCTCACTTAACAAGACGCCTGATACTAGATATATCAGCTGATAGTGAAATTGAGGAAAATATGGTGGAATGGCTCAGA GAAGTGGGAATGCCAGCAGACTATGTGAACAAGCTGGCTAGAATGTTCCAAGATATCAAAGTGTCTGAAGACTTGAACCAGGCCTTCAAAGAAATGCACAAGAATAATAAACTTGCTTTACCAG CTGACTCTGtgaatattaaaatattaaatgctGGTGCCTGGTCCCGAAGTTCTGAGAAGGTGTTTGTCTCCCTGCCCACTGAATTAGAAGATCTCATCCCAGAAGTTGAAGAATTCTATAAAAAGAATCACAGTGGTAGAAAACTGCACTGGCACCACCTCATGTCCAATGGAATT ATAACATTTAAGAATGAGGTTGGCCAGTACGACTTGGAGGTAACAACATTTCAGCTAGCTGTGCTTTTTGCATGGAACCAAAGACCCAGAGAGAAGATCAGCTTTGAAAATCTTAAACTGGCAACTGAACTCCCTGATGCAGAACTTAGGAGGACTTTATGG TCTCTTGTAGCATTTCCAAAGCTGAAACGTCAGGTTTTATTGTATGAACCTCAAGTCAATTCACCCAAAGACTTTACAGAAGGAACCCTCTTCTCCGTGAACCAGGAGTTCAGTTTAAT AAAAAATGCTAAAGTTCAGAAAAGGGGCAAGATTAATTTGATTGGTCGATTGCAACTTACTACAGAGAGAATGcgggaagaagaaaatgaaggaatAGTCCAGCTAAGAATATTACGAACACAG GAGGCTATCATCCAAATAATGAAAATGCGGAAGAAAATTACTAATGCCCAGCTGCAGACTGAACTGGTAGAAATATTAAAAAACATGTTCTTGCCACAAAAGAAAATGATAAAAGAGCAAATTGAGTGGCTTATAGAGCACAAATATATCAGAAGAGATGAGTCGGATATCAACACCTTCATATACATGGCATAA